Part of the Patescibacteria group bacterium genome, AAAGCCATCGGTTACGAACTCAAAACAGGTAAAAAAGAAATTGTTGCAAAAGATATCAATAAACTCTTTAAACAAATAGAAGGTACCCCGGAAGAAGACCTTATAAAGACCGCCACCATTCGCTCAATGGCAAAAGCGGTGTACTCAACAAAAAATATCGGCCATTTTGGTCTCTCATTTAAACACTACACACACTTTACTTCTCCCATCAGGCGCTACCCGGATATTATGGTACATCGTATACTCAAAAGTCACCTCGGCGATAGCTCCAGAATAAGCAGTGAAGAACTCAAAGAATATGAACAACTCGCTATCACCGCCTCGCAACGAGAAGTGGCTGCTGTTAAAGCGGAGCGTGACTCAATAAAATACAAACAAATTGAGTATATGACGAAACTCGTTGGTAACACATTTGAAGGAATTGTTTCCGGAGTTACCCAGTGGGGAATATATATTGAAGAAAAGGAAACAAGAGCGGAAGGGTTGGTGCGAGTGAGTAGTATGAAAGATGATTATTATGTATTTGATAAAAAACACTATCGGATAGTTGGAAACAAAACAAAGAAACACTATTCTCTTGGAGACAAGGTGACCGTTAAACTTATTGCGGCGGACATTGAAGCTCGAACACTTGATTTTGAACTTATATAGATAAATTACTACCAACTATCACCTTCTACCATTTATGCTCTTTCAGTGCTGCTTTTGCCGCGTCTTGCTCGGCTTCCTGTTTTGATTTTCCTTCACCTTCTCCTATTTGCTTGGCATCTAAAAATACGCCGACAACAAAGCGTTTGTCGTGATCCGGTCCATCTTCTTTGAGTGTCTTATATTCCGGCGTAACTCCCATTTTCTCTTGTGATTTCTCTTGAAAGTGACTCTTTGAATCCTGCCAAAGTCTGTCTTTCACAATACCGTCAGTGAGCGGTAGAATTGTTTTAGTAATAAACCCTTTTGCCGCATCATACCCCCGATCGAGATAAAGTGCTCCGATAAATGCTTCAAAAGTATTGGCGAGTATGTACTGTCGAGCGCGGCCAGTATCTTTTGCTTCTCCACGAGAAAGTAGAAGATAGTCATTCATATTAAGTACCACGGCAGCATTTGAGAGTGTGTTGGTATTGACGAGAGCTGAGCGAAACACAGTGAGTTCACCCTCTGGTTTATTCTTGTATGTGTTAAATAGATAATCGGTAACAATAAGCTCCAAGACTGCATCACCTAAAAACTCAAGCCGCTCGTTGTGCTCAATGTCGAAGTCTCTGTGTTCATTCAAGTACGAACGGTGCACAAAAGCCTGCATTAATAATTGTTTGTTATTGAATGTTATACCCGTACTTTTTTCAAATTCACTGAGTTCTTTGCTCATTCAGATAGTATCAGGCTACGATCTTGGCGTCCTGTTTTGTTAGATATAATATAAATATTTGTTCGACATTTTTGCATATAGTATATATTTTCACTTCGTAGCCTCGAACATTATCGGGACTCACGTTGTTTTTTTCCGCCGAAGGCGGATCCGTCTCAGGCGGAAGATTTTTTCTTTTTATTTGATGAATCTTTCTTAAGTAATATATTTATCGCCTTTGTTACTATTGGCAGAATATCATCATAGAAATTAAGATCTAAAATATTTGACAGCTTAAACCACTGTGCATCGTCAAGCCCTCCTTTTTTCTCCAATGTTAAATCATTAAATGGAGCTTCTGCTAAATAGTATATAACTTGCTTGCGGATTTTTACGAGGCAAACGAAATTCCGGTTGGGGTTAGTTTTTATCCGGCCACGATAATGGAAACTCCTTCATTCATGCTTCCTTTTGGCAAAATGTACTTAGCTGAAAACATTGAGCTCATTCAGAAAGGATTCAATGGCAGCGAAATTGAACTTATGATGGGCGAGCTTCCGCTTGAAACCCAAAAAGAGATAATCCTAATGGGACAAGAGCGTTTTAGGGAAGTAATGGAAAATCAGGGTTATGAGAATGTTGTACTGCCGAGGTCATATAATCAATTTGGGGGTAGAATAACCACCGTGACAAGACAGGCTTTGACCGAACTTGGATTCAAAACATATTTCGATGTCTTTTATGCCAGCGATCTGGGGCCTGTGAGTGAGACTACTGATTTCGATGTTTTTCAGTATGGCGTTAGCTTCACCATCAACGGGAGTGCTGGAGGAGACAACCCGTTCAAAAGTAGAGGAGATATTATCAGAGAGATCAATGATTTTTCGAGAGATGATGTGGAAATCGTAACAATAGATGGTGTCCTGGTTATACCGCTATGGGTGCATCAACAAGACTTTGAAAACATAGAGATAATCGGTGAGATCGACTATGACAAGCTGCTTGATTATATTACGATTCTTTTATTCTTGAAAGAGAATCCGAATGTCACTCTTCTGACTCCTCGGGAAGTCTATGATTTGAGACATGAAAACCAG contains:
- the rnc gene encoding ribonuclease III, producing the protein MSKELSEFEKSTGITFNNKQLLMQAFVHRSYLNEHRDFDIEHNERLEFLGDAVLELIVTDYLFNTYKNKPEGELTVFRSALVNTNTLSNAAVVLNMNDYLLLSRGEAKDTGRARQYILANTFEAFIGALYLDRGYDAAKGFITKTILPLTDGIVKDRLWQDSKSHFQEKSQEKMGVTPEYKTLKEDGPDHDKRFVVGVFLDAKQIGEGEGKSKQEAEQDAAKAALKEHKW